One genomic region from Cellulomonas hominis encodes:
- the bcp gene encoding thioredoxin-dependent thiol peroxidase — MPRLAAGDTAPDFTLPTADGGSVTLSDLRGQHVVVYFYPAAGTPGCTKQACDFRDSLASLQAHGYRVVGVSPDAVPALARFAEAEDLTFPLASDPDKAVLEAWGAWGEKSLYGKTVTGVIRSTVVVDPEGTVELAQYNVKATGHVAKLRRDLGID; from the coding sequence ATGCCCCGCCTCGCCGCCGGCGACACCGCCCCCGACTTCACCCTCCCGACGGCCGACGGCGGCTCCGTCACCCTGTCGGACCTCCGGGGGCAGCACGTGGTCGTGTACTTCTACCCGGCCGCCGGCACGCCGGGCTGCACCAAGCAGGCCTGCGACTTCCGGGACTCGCTGGCGTCGCTGCAGGCGCACGGCTACCGCGTCGTGGGCGTCTCCCCGGACGCCGTGCCCGCGCTCGCCCGGTTCGCCGAGGCCGAGGACCTGACCTTCCCGCTCGCGTCCGACCCCGACAAGGCCGTGCTCGAGGCCTGGGGCGCGTGGGGCGAGAAGTCCCTGTACGGGAAGACCGTCACGGGCGTGATCCGCTCGACCGTCGTCGTCGACCCCGAGGGCACCGTCGAGCTCGCGCAGTACAACGTCAAGGCCACCGGCCACGTCGCCAAGCTGCGGCGCGACCTCGGCATCGACTGA
- a CDS encoding GroES family chaperonin: MLNDRLLVQLDQDASERRSTAGIVIPATAAVGKRLTWGAVVAVGQHVRQVTVGDRVLFDPDERAEVELEARTYLLLREKDVHAVAEPRGDGQGTGLYL; encoded by the coding sequence ATGCTCAACGACCGCCTGCTGGTGCAGCTCGACCAGGACGCGTCCGAGCGCCGGTCCACGGCGGGCATCGTCATCCCGGCGACGGCCGCGGTCGGCAAGCGGCTGACCTGGGGCGCCGTCGTCGCGGTCGGCCAGCACGTCCGCCAGGTGACCGTCGGGGACCGGGTGCTGTTCGACCCGGACGAGCGCGCCGAGGTCGAGCTGGAGGCCCGGACCTACCTGCTGCTCCGCGAGAAGGACGTGCACGCGGTGGCCGAGCCGCGCGGCGACGGGCAGGGCACCGGGCTGTACCTCTGA
- a CDS encoding GH1 family beta-glucosidase: MSSLSRPPVPAGARFAGPVLDRRTALGLGAAAAGAVLLGGCSSTPAPDPAPSAWAPPSAPLTFPAGYTWGAATSAFQVEGSTTADGRGPSVWDTFCATPGKIRSGATGDPGADVYRRWADDIRLMTELGIGSYRFSVSWPRVQPTGSGDVNQVGLDWYRRFVDGLVDAGIRPAITLFHWDLPQALQDAGGWAVRDTAQRFADYAGIMVDALGDTGADWFTINEPKTHAYVGHWYGAHAPGLKNPQTAVTAVHHQLLAHGLAVQRFRDAGADGRIGIALNLLPVYPLEGAEEAATRVDAAENRLFLDPVLTGSYPDDAIGILAGQVPAEPSRFEALIEDGDMETISTPSDLLAIQYYGVTGVATTGAQVTIHPTSAASWQQIWPEGLYDLLTRLRDEYPAIPLLLTENGIPDESAALTTDDPYRTEYLRTHFQQAARAVADGVPLEAHYVWSFLDNFEWGEGYEQRWGIVGVDFDTQERTPKDSFRFYQQVIADNAVPPAS; this comes from the coding sequence GTGTCGTCCCTGTCCCGTCCCCCCGTCCCCGCCGGCGCGCGCTTCGCCGGCCCCGTCCTCGACCGCCGGACCGCCCTGGGTCTCGGCGCGGCCGCCGCCGGCGCGGTGCTGCTCGGCGGCTGCTCGTCCACCCCCGCCCCCGACCCGGCACCGAGCGCCTGGGCGCCCCCGTCGGCGCCCCTGACCTTTCCCGCGGGATACACCTGGGGCGCGGCGACGTCGGCCTTCCAGGTGGAGGGCTCCACCACCGCGGACGGCCGCGGCCCGTCCGTGTGGGACACCTTCTGCGCCACCCCCGGCAAGATCCGCTCGGGCGCCACCGGCGACCCCGGCGCCGACGTCTACCGGCGGTGGGCCGACGACATCCGGCTCATGACGGAGCTCGGGATCGGGTCCTACCGGTTCTCGGTGTCCTGGCCGCGCGTGCAGCCGACGGGCTCCGGCGACGTGAACCAGGTCGGGCTCGACTGGTACCGCCGGTTCGTCGACGGGCTCGTCGACGCGGGCATCCGGCCGGCCATCACGCTGTTCCACTGGGACCTGCCGCAGGCGCTGCAGGACGCCGGGGGCTGGGCGGTCCGGGACACGGCGCAGCGGTTCGCCGACTACGCCGGGATCATGGTTGACGCCCTCGGCGACACCGGGGCGGACTGGTTCACCATCAACGAGCCGAAGACCCACGCCTACGTCGGCCACTGGTACGGCGCGCACGCGCCCGGCCTGAAGAACCCGCAGACCGCCGTCACGGCGGTGCACCACCAGCTGCTGGCGCACGGGCTCGCGGTGCAGCGGTTCCGCGACGCCGGGGCGGACGGGCGGATCGGGATCGCGCTGAACCTGCTGCCGGTGTACCCGCTGGAGGGCGCCGAGGAGGCCGCCACCCGGGTGGACGCCGCGGAGAACCGGCTGTTCCTCGACCCCGTGCTGACGGGCTCGTACCCCGACGACGCGATCGGGATCCTCGCGGGCCAGGTCCCCGCCGAGCCCAGCCGGTTCGAGGCGCTGATCGAGGACGGGGACATGGAGACCATCAGCACCCCGTCGGACCTGCTCGCGATCCAGTACTACGGCGTCACCGGCGTGGCGACCACCGGCGCGCAGGTGACCATCCACCCGACGTCGGCGGCGTCCTGGCAGCAGATCTGGCCCGAGGGCCTCTACGACCTGCTGACCCGGCTGCGCGACGAGTACCCCGCGATCCCGCTGCTGCTCACGGAGAACGGCATCCCGGACGAGTCCGCGGCGCTCACCACCGACGACCCCTACCGGACCGAGTACCTGCGCACGCACTTCCAGCAGGCCGCGCGGGCCGTCGCCGACGGGGTGCCGCTCGAGGCGCACTACGTGTGGTCGTTCCTCGACAACTTCGAGTGGGGCGAGGGGTACGAGCAGCGCTGGGGCATCGTCGGCGTCGACTTCGACACCCAGGAGCGCACGCCCAAGGACAGCTTCCGCTTCTACCAGCAGGTCATCGCGGACAACGCCGTCCCGCCGGCCTCCTGA
- a CDS encoding NUDIX hydrolase family protein, translating into MTDTADLPREPERPSGWLSPEGIAAARRSLPLLYVDAIPVRVDDSGDVVAVGLLLRVTPEGVMSRALVSGRVMYHERVRDALLRHIEKDLGPVALPQVPPTPQPFTVAEYFPTPGVTPYHDPRQHAVSLAYVVPVTGDCRPQQDALDLAWLTPEEACSEQVQVEMNGGQGLLLRQAMAHVGRMP; encoded by the coding sequence GTGACCGACACCGCCGACCTGCCCCGCGAGCCCGAGCGCCCCTCCGGCTGGCTGAGCCCCGAGGGGATCGCCGCGGCCCGCCGCTCGCTGCCCCTGCTGTACGTGGACGCCATCCCGGTGCGCGTCGACGACTCGGGCGACGTCGTCGCCGTGGGGCTGCTGCTGCGCGTCACCCCGGAGGGCGTGATGTCCCGGGCGCTGGTCTCCGGGCGCGTCATGTACCACGAGCGGGTGCGGGACGCGCTGCTCCGGCACATCGAGAAGGACCTGGGCCCGGTCGCGCTGCCGCAGGTCCCGCCGACGCCGCAGCCGTTCACCGTCGCCGAGTACTTCCCCACCCCGGGCGTGACGCCGTACCACGACCCCCGGCAGCACGCCGTGTCGCTGGCCTACGTCGTGCCGGTGACCGGCGACTGCCGGCCGCAGCAGGACGCGCTCGACCTGGCCTGGCTGACGCCCGAGGAGGCGTGCAGCGAGCAGGTGCAGGTCGAGATGAACGGCGGCCAGGGCCTCCTGCTGCGGCAGGCCATGGCGCACGTCGGCCGGATGCCCTGA
- the trxA gene encoding thioredoxin, producing MATTELTAESIQKTISENDIVLVDFWADWCGPCKRFGPIFEQSSEQHPDVVHAKVDTEAEQQLAAELQITSIPTLMAFREGILVFNQAGALPAPALEQVVDAVKALDMDDVRAQIAAAGAAQN from the coding sequence ATGGCCACGACCGAGCTGACGGCCGAGAGCATCCAGAAGACGATCAGCGAGAACGACATCGTCCTGGTGGACTTCTGGGCCGACTGGTGCGGCCCGTGCAAGCGCTTCGGACCGATCTTCGAGCAGTCGTCGGAGCAGCACCCCGACGTCGTGCACGCCAAGGTCGACACCGAGGCCGAGCAGCAGCTGGCTGCCGAGCTGCAGATCACGTCGATCCCGACCCTGATGGCGTTCCGCGAGGGCATCCTCGTGTTCAACCAGGCGGGTGCCCTGCCGGCGCCGGCGCTGGAGCAGGTCGTCGACGCGGTCAAGGCGCTGGACATGGACGACGTCCGCGCGCAGATCGCGGCCGCCGGGGCCGCGCAGAACTGA
- a CDS encoding methyl-accepting chemotaxis protein: MPDLTDELTSIAADVREALGMYRDLAGSSQGADTAAREAANRVDELIDAQASTAEEAARAATAAGDRSVQLEFAALAIAAVLPAVTGVVVARRLSRRLNRVADAAQALAGGDLTVTSGVTGADEIGRTAAALDHATAALRETVSGIVGTAQTVAQAAGRLDRSAHQVVSTADRTSEQAGVVAGAAEQVNRDVHTVAAGAEQMGASIREIARNASEAAGVAGQATAVAARTNEQVTRLGTSSAEIGNVVKVITSIAEQTNLLALNATIEAARAGEAGKGFAVVAGEVKELAQETAKATEDIARRVEAIQADTDGAVAAIGEIGQIIARIDDYQTTIASAVEEQTATTSEMTRSVGDAATGSGEIAATITGVADAAAGSTEELGRMGESIADLARMAEELTTRVAQFRH; this comes from the coding sequence ATGCCCGACCTCACCGACGAGCTCACCTCGATCGCCGCGGACGTCCGCGAGGCGCTCGGCATGTACCGCGACCTCGCCGGCTCCAGCCAGGGCGCGGACACCGCCGCACGGGAGGCGGCGAACCGGGTGGACGAGCTCATCGACGCCCAGGCGAGCACCGCCGAGGAGGCCGCCCGGGCGGCGACCGCGGCCGGCGACCGCAGCGTGCAGCTCGAGTTCGCGGCGCTCGCGATCGCCGCGGTCCTGCCGGCCGTGACCGGCGTGGTGGTGGCGCGGCGCCTCAGCCGGCGGCTGAACCGGGTGGCCGACGCCGCTCAGGCCCTGGCAGGCGGCGATCTCACGGTGACCAGCGGCGTCACCGGCGCCGACGAGATCGGCCGCACCGCCGCCGCGCTCGACCACGCCACCGCGGCGCTGCGCGAGACGGTGTCCGGCATCGTCGGGACCGCGCAGACGGTCGCCCAGGCCGCCGGCCGGCTGGACCGGTCCGCGCACCAGGTGGTGTCCACGGCCGACCGGACCTCCGAGCAGGCGGGCGTCGTCGCCGGAGCCGCCGAGCAGGTGAACCGCGACGTGCACACCGTGGCCGCCGGCGCCGAGCAGATGGGCGCGAGCATCCGGGAGATCGCCCGCAACGCCTCCGAGGCAGCCGGCGTGGCCGGGCAGGCGACCGCGGTGGCCGCCCGGACCAACGAGCAGGTCACCCGGCTCGGCACGTCCTCGGCCGAGATCGGCAACGTGGTCAAGGTCATCACGAGCATCGCCGAGCAGACCAACCTGCTCGCCCTCAACGCGACGATCGAGGCAGCCCGGGCCGGCGAGGCGGGCAAGGGCTTCGCCGTCGTGGCCGGCGAGGTCAAGGAGCTGGCCCAGGAGACCGCGAAGGCGACCGAGGACATCGCGCGCCGCGTCGAGGCCATCCAGGCCGACACCGACGGGGCCGTCGCCGCGATCGGGGAGATCGGGCAGATCATCGCCCGGATCGACGACTACCAGACGACGATCGCGTCCGCCGTCGAGGAGCAGACCGCGACGACGTCGGAGATGACCCGGTCCGTCGGGGACGCCGCGACCGGGTCCGGTGAGATCGCCGCGACGATCACCGGGGTGGCCGACGCGGCCGCGGGCAGCACCGAGGAGCTCGGCCGGATGGGCGAGTCGATCGCCGACCTCGCTCGCATGGCCGAGGAGCTCACGACCCGCGTGGCGCAGTTCCGGCACTGA
- a CDS encoding Pr6Pr family membrane protein produces MSAAAPARPLVALAAGAGVATELVRALVEDPGDAGTTGERVVRLLSYFTIQSNVLVLVASALLAGRPARAGRVVAVLHLDALLCIAVTGVVYHAVLAGAGLPLTPSGAVANLLLHTVAPVGAWLAWLLVGPRPRFGGATVGWAVVFPLTWIAYTFLHGAASGWYPYPFLDVGAIGYGAAALNTAVVAAGFLVLAALVRLLERVLPGTPRVPSAAPGPEAPAV; encoded by the coding sequence GTGAGTGCCGCCGCGCCGGCCCGCCCGCTGGTCGCGCTCGCGGCGGGAGCGGGCGTCGCGACCGAGCTGGTGCGCGCGCTGGTCGAGGACCCGGGGGACGCCGGCACGACGGGCGAGCGCGTGGTCCGGCTGCTGTCCTACTTCACGATCCAGTCGAACGTGCTCGTGCTGGTCGCGTCCGCGCTGCTGGCCGGCCGGCCCGCGCGCGCCGGCCGGGTCGTGGCCGTGCTGCACCTGGACGCGCTGCTGTGCATCGCGGTCACGGGCGTCGTCTACCACGCGGTGCTCGCCGGCGCCGGGCTGCCCCTCACGCCGAGCGGCGCGGTGGCGAACCTGCTGCTGCACACCGTCGCGCCCGTCGGCGCCTGGCTGGCGTGGCTGCTGGTCGGTCCGCGGCCGCGGTTCGGCGGCGCGACCGTCGGGTGGGCCGTCGTGTTCCCGCTGACCTGGATCGCGTACACGTTCCTGCACGGGGCGGCGAGCGGCTGGTACCCGTACCCGTTCCTCGACGTCGGAGCGATCGGGTACGGCGCGGCGGCGTTGAACACGGCGGTCGTCGCGGCCGGCTTCCTCGTGCTCGCGGCGCTCGTGCGGCTGCTGGAGCGGGTGCTGCCGGGGACGCCGCGGGTGCCGAGCGCCGCGCCGGGGCCCGAGGCGCCCGCCGTCTGA